The DNA segment CAAATTCATTGTGTAACATTTACTGttagaaattaaaacacatttctggTTATAGAAATACTGTTCACAATTGCAAAGTTGTGATTTCTCGGATACCAGTGGTTGTAAATGGTCTACAGCCCTCATTGACACCTAGGAGAAATAGGTAGAGGACTCCAGTCTCAGTAGTGaggttttctgggttttgcagCACCTTCATGCTACAATAACTGGAAATTAAATGGCCTGAAATGAGTGGAAAACATTGTATAAAGATTTGTAATATTAAGTGGATAATACTTTTTCAATGAACTtgttcttcagttttcatttcatgCTGTTTGCAAAACTTCATCTGTAGTATATCAAGTACCTTTGCcacataatttaaattattttcctagagTGGACAGAACCATGCGTGCAACTATTTCTACTCACTGATGGTGCAGGTGTCAAGGAGAATAGCATTCATGCTCATCCTTATAAAGCAAGGATTTGGGCATGTTCAATGCCATggactgaattaattttttttaagtcacaagATTCAAGGACTGTTTCAATGACAGCTTGACAACTAATTGCTTAATTGATTTGTTACATAACTGGCCTTAGAAATTGGCTGGTATTTCATTTTACTGATCAAAAAGTAGTAGTTTGATACTTTCTGGCTGATTTGCAATATTCTTTTGAGTATTAACATTTCAGATTTTTGGATGTCACTTGAAATAAGGAGTTCCCTTTCATTATATTTGTGTAGCTAACTCCTCATTATTGGAGAGTGTCATGGCATTgaacatcttttgttttcctctacttttatcttttttttttttaatatggagtgAGAAATAACTTGCCTGCAATCTCTAAGTCAAGACAGAGCAAAAAGAGATATCAGCCCCTACCACTTTTCCCATGCTGAAGTTGGACCATGTTGCCTTCTCAGTTTACACCCTCTTAGTAGACATCATGGCATTGTCATATTTAATTCTTAAATTCAAAACTGTTGTTCTTCATATATAAAATATCCTAATACATATGAAGCAAACATAGATACACATGCTAGCAATTTTTCTCAGGAATAACTTCTGATTAGTGAAACAGCTAGGTTtagttcctttattttttcccttcctttttgcaTGTCGTCATAACTTACAAGGAATCTGTGCTGCTATATTACAAGAATTGCTCACTGGCAAGTCAAGCAAGACAATGCAGATATGATACAGgccttctatttttttccagttgtttaatGACAAAATCATACATAAAATCAGTACTTAAAATTCTGATGTTTTATTCTGtgcaagtaaaattaaaaatttaaatacaaaataagcacatttttaaaaacaaaatcaaggtTAGTTTTACTCAATTAAGACATGTTAAAATAAGTAGCAGCTTAGTATCAAGACATTAGTGTGCACTTCTTTAATTAAGAACTGTTATTTTCTTTAGATCAGAGTCAGAACTTCGAATTTCTTGTATGTTGGTTCATTATTTCAACTGGATGACTTAACTCCAGCTATGTATCACAGGAATAAACTCAATAATTTTCACAAGGTACAAGCCCTTAGCCAATAAACATTGCCACTGCATTAAGCATTACAACATAAAACAAATACATGTCACAGATACTTGCTTTGGAGGGCACATGAGTATTCAAATTATTTGTAGTGGATTCTTCTTTCCTTAAGGTAGCAGTTGTGCTTTGAGGCATTTTGGAGTAGTTTGTTGGCATTCCACTGGTGATGCTTAAAGTCATAGGAGTAGTGGCTGATCCTGTTGAATGAGTCAGGCTTGAGTTCACCTCGGTTGAATCTTTGATGTACATTGTGTGTGTGGCTGCTGCTTCTTGAGAACTAACCTTCCTAGTTGTCAGATCTTCTGGGTAGAGGAGTAGTGGTCGGTCTGTGCTCGTAAACACTACAGTTTGGCTTAAGGTTGCCAAGGTAGTAACTTCCTTAGCTTTAAATTGTTTATGCATTTTTGTCATTTTGGTCGGTTCTGTTGCCACTGGAGAAGTAGCTTTGTCTGCTGCCTTCATTCCTTTAATCATGAGGCTAGAGTCTATAACTGTGGGAGCTGCTGAAGTTGGTGTGGCATCCATCCAGAGCACAGATTGATTAGCACAGGGAGCCCCTATAACGCTGGCAGCTGTTCCCTGCACCCATTTAAGCAAATAGGGGATATTTTGTTTGTCACTGCAGGACCATGGGTTGTTGTATAGTGTTACCACTTgcagctgaaggagctggtcAAAAGCTTTGTCGGGAATGTATGTGAACTTGTTGTTGTGCAGGTAGAGGCTTGTAAGGTGGTGTAGTCTCACCAGTGTTCCTGGAAGTATCTGGGACAAGAAGTTATTGGATAGATCCACCGTCTCTATGTTGTAGGGCATATTGGTTGGAACTGTCCAAAGTTTGTTGCTACTGAGGTTGAGAAACTTGAGACTGCTCAGTGTGTTGTTGATCAGAACAGCTCTTTCCACCATATTCCTGGAAACATCGAGCACTTTAAGATTCCACTGGTAAGCTGTATCAAGTTTCTGAAGAACTTTAATGTTGTTGTTTATGGCGTATAATTCCCATAAGGACTTGGGCAGATGAGCAGGAACATTCTTGAGCCAATTATTTGAAATATCAAGGGTCCTCAAATTGGTGAATCTCGTTAGCTGATGATCGAGATCTACAAACTGGTTAAAGGACAGATTTAAATATGTAATGTTGTCTTGAAGTCCATGTGGCAGTATAGTTAAGTTTCTGCCTGAACAGTCCACATTCCTGTCGTTTCCTGAGCATGTACAGTTAGAAGGACAGATACCCAAAACAGTGGGTATGAAAAACAGAAGGACCAGCAGACAGGTAGATGTATTCAATATCTGGTATTCCATTGTTGCCTGAAAACAAATATACCAAAATGACACCCTTTAAATCCATGTAATATATCTTATTTCTTTATAAGGGTTGTCTTTGCAATGGCCACTTGCAGgagaaattaagtaaaaatatCAATAAACCCCTTTGTGGCATGGTCCTTTTTAGAATTGTTCAAGAGAGACTTTACAAAGCATCCCTTCATAGACTGTCATGTTGTCTGGCAGAATGAGACTTGTTTTTTCATCTCCCTTTCCCCCTCAAGCTCAAATGAGGGCTTTCTTCCGAAAATGCAAGTCTCTTCCAAATGTTATACAATGTCTGCTTCTTGTTTTTAGTGATTTCAAGCCTATATTATGTTTGGAATAATGTGTTCTTTTATACAGGATGAAAAAATGGCTGTCAACTGGATCTGCTTTACAAATCTCTGCAGTAATGTAGCAGTCCCCCCCCCATACATGCATGCTATTTGCTTAAGTAGAATTGATTAAAATACGTCTTAAACTGTTAGGAATTTAGTTTAAACCCCAAATTCCATGTTCATGCTATCATgcacattattatttttccttattataGTGTTAATTACATTCTCAAAGCTGCTAACACATGTTTGAAAGCTGGATTAATGTTAGTAAGAAATCTCTGACACTGCAGCAAATTTCTGGTGCAAGCATCTGTCATCaactaataatttctttcttatttctgtctttgttgTTGTAGTAGgtttttgtcattaaaaacaaaaaacaaacttacCGTTATCTCTTCTGCAATATCAGCACATCGTTTCTGTGAAAGATTTAAGCTTAGAGGTCGTCTTGTTCTAGAGAGTAGCTACAGTTGCTGTCTGTGGATTGTGCTTGCCTCTTCAGCTGCATCGTATTGCTGCTAGCTGGGGCTCTGCAACCACCTGATCTGCACTACATTGGAGGACTGCAGAGCTGTCGTTGGTGCTGACTCAAATTTATTGCGAAGCGAGCATATTCAATAAAATAGTTGGTTGTTATAATTTGAATTAGTTAACTTCTCCGTTTCTATATTTTATGCTATGTTAATGCCTCAAAACATAACATGTAAGATTGCCTACATAAACAGTACCGAATGAAATTTCTGTAGGCTATTTTAGCTTAAGCTGTGATTCCATTTAAATGTTCCTATTTAAAAGTCATGTTAAGTTGTGTTCTTTTTTACCTTAGGTTAACCTCTCTTCCTGTAATAAAGGTTAATGTTAATTTAGGCTTCCTATCTTAAGCTTCTTTAAGCTACGCTGCCAGAATatcttttcatcattttaaaataCTCAGTTTTCTACTCCTCAGATCAGGCTATCACTATATTGTCAGGTATAATATAGCTCAGCTTGTAGGATTTTACAGATTTCTATAGGTAATCTTTATCTGAATTTCTCAAAACAATATGGTAAGAGTGGATATAGTTTATAATGCTGTTAATTTTAACATGGTGTAACGCaacaagccttaaaaaaaatctttgcgtAATTGGAATGTTGTTCTTAAGGCATACACAGTCATATAGCTTATataaagagtaagaaaaaattgtaaatatCTTTTCCTACATCCATTGTATAGACAGCAGCCTAGAATTCCATTTGCATAActtattactttaatttttagTGGTAATTTAAAGattttgaagtttatttttataatatgtGCTAACACGTGCTCTGTGCAACATCCACGGATACATTCTCTCCCCAGGCAAACTCAAAACTACAAACTCTTTGCCATTTTGCAGGCATGTCATGGAAAGCTAGCTTCAGCATCTAGCAGCTTCTTCCTATAAATCTAAACGTTCAgtatgggttaaaaaaaaaataaattaatttgcctCTAAGACCTCCCTCCTACTTCCCACTAAAAAGTTAGCtcatcaaaatgcattttttctttagACAGGACAGTACTCTTTAGACACTTGTACTCAGAGCCCAGAAAGGAACATGTAAAACACTTAGACACCTTGTGTTAAAAGGAATCTGGCACCCACAcaacattaaatacatttttaaagtttacATTAATAATATTGAGggcattttgaaaatactgcttcAGAGGAAGTAGTGAGTGAATGCGCACAACTAATTCTGCTAATCATTTGCCTCGGTGTTCTGCAAACTATTTCTGTTTTATCCGTAAAAATCCAAAGTATCTAGGTAAAAGAAAGCCTTTTTGTACTTGTTCTTCAAGTGTTTGGAGCCGTTTCAGCTTTTTAGTGACCACTATATTAACTGTTTACTCGCACTGTTCTCTGCTTTGCCAAACAATAGTGTGAAGCCACTGGAGGTTTTATACCAGTGAACTTTTTGGCAATACTTCATCTAAAGGGAATCTCATTGCTATTAGTAAAGAACAACTGATGGCTGTTAGGAGGATTTGTTTCAGGTACCTGTAATCCATTGCTACCAAGTTGTTGCCCAGTCATATGCAGAAAACGGGTCTTCGAATTAACGTTGATATGTATGCATGTCGAGGCCTTTAGACTTTGTTTTGAATTCAGAGGTTTGCATCTAAGCAAATATTCAGTTGTGCTTTAAGTGACCAAAACATCTTCGAATTAGAAAGCTTTATTAAAATGAACTTGAATTCATTGCATTCACTTATACAGCCTAGTAGAACAAACAATTTTTAGAAGCTCTGAGTCCCACTCAAGCTGTACTGTTTCTTGAAAGCTCAGTGTTTACGTGTAgttacatgtatgtatatactgGCACACAAAGGTGTGCATACTCTGTTTTCTTTAATCTCCAAAATCTGGAATCACTAGTTACAAATAATTAGTGGGCATAATCTGTATTGTATTTTGTAATTATTTCCTTCAGGCAGAAGCAAGTTGTTGCCTTTTGTGAAAGCTGAAGTTAAGAAACACAGGGGAAATGCCCATGCTGTGGTCTCACTGTTCTTGCCTGGGTCAGCTTCCCCTTTTTTTCACTTATTTGAAGAAtacttcatttaagaaaaatgtgaaatatgcTGGAAATCAGCTTTGGCAGTCTGCAAAGGGTGTTCTGGCTGGGGCAGTGGTTCCTGGCTCTCTTGAGTAtgtaacttgggggggggggggggaatttttcctctgtttctgacAGAAACTCCTGGTGCTGGCTGAGATCCGAACTGTGATCCTCCCTTGGTTCCCTGAGCCAGTCGGGTGGAGGTGGCAGGTCGGGGCATTCGGGTGATGCCGCTGGGTGAGGACCGGAGTCGGGTGCgcagcttgctgctgctgaggtgGGAGCTGGAGATGCATCCGTGTTGGAAACTGAAGTACCGGCTACAGAGCAGGCTTCAGCTGGTGGAGGCAATTGCCTGTTTTCACTCCTGGTAGCGCAGTGGGATGGTTTCTCTGATGCAGTGGGATCCTGCTGTAAGTTTGAGTCTTGCTTCAATTTCCAAGGCAACATAAATAAAACTGACGAACGTTTGGTAGTCTGGTCAGAGTCCATAAAGACATCTGGTACGTCTCCATCTGCAAATGGAGAACGACCTGCCCAATTTGAATCCACTAGAACTGGCTTCTTGCAGCACTtccacagaagaattaaaataatagcCATTATCATACTAACCAAAATGATACCGATTATCAGTGCTGCTATCCAGCTTCCATCACTAGGTTCTGCATGTGCTTTAGGGAACTGAGGTGGTGTCGCAACAGTCAGTGCTCTTCCAGATTTGTGTAAACTGGGTCCAGGTGCTTGCAACTGATGTAGAGGAGCTTTGTCTTCTACTGGGTTCCTGATACTGGTATACGCGTTTCTTTTATTCATGGAAATGTTTTGAGGTATTGCTGTAGAAAGTGATTTCCAGATTTCTCCACAGAAGAGAACCAGTATTACTTGGTTGCTGGCCATTTTCCTGCAGCCCCTTTAAATATGTCCTCTCCTATAGCAGGAATGAAACGGAACATACTAACTTGAAAATTGTGTGTTGTATTGTTATGCTTTACTGACACCAGACAATTTTATGTTAATACTATAGTAGTGAAAATAATATTAGACCCAATGTTTAAAATTTCATGCCTTTTCCCATTTGCAAAGCAGGTTTGTCACTGACTTGACAACAGCAAGCAGATTTTCAACATTATTGATCATTCTAATTAAGTGACTTTTCTGAAGGGAATGTCTTGATTATTACCTTTTTTCACCTTATCAGAAAAAGGCATCAGCAGAGAAGCCCTAACAGTGTTTCAAAATAACACATATCAATCATGTAAATGGTTATGGACCTGGCACAAAATATGAAACACTTGAGCAGTATTAACAACAGGATTGTCACGGGTGAAGAAAATTGTCTTGTTTTGATGGATATGAGCTGAGACCTAAGTTTAAAGGGTCTTTACAGTTCTCTTAAagttttatttcctgttcttGCCTCTCTTCAGCAGTTAGGGTAGAgcatattaatttttaagaagTTTCCAAATACTGATGCTGTAATGGAACAGCACTTTaatgttaaactgtttttataaatatattcagGCATGCGGAACGCTTTTTGTGATGCAGGAGATTGTGTTAATGTTAAGTTGTTGGCATgaaacaaataccttttttttttttttttcctgtactgttCAGAGTTCAGGTCTCTGAATGTCTCCATATGAAATAAATGATATAAAATACATCCACTACATAGTGTTTTTTTTATCTGAAGTTACTTTCATGCAATTTGAACTCATTTATTAGTTACTGTACTGCTAGTCATATGAAGCTGTTTCTGGGAAATTAATGTGCATACATCTTCGTGGGTTTACAAATATGTAAAACTAAATTTCAGATGCAACGCTCTAAACACGAGTAATAAATTAATGCTTCTTGAGAACATTATGATCTGAACTCTATAAGGTTTATAACAGTTAAAAAttattcaatttaatttttattctgctcTTCTCAAAATATAGTTCAATAATACTTACATGTAGAGTTCATGATAGTTCATAGTAACAACATCAAACAACATGTGTTTGAAACCCTAATACTTTTAAGATGCAGACATTCCACAAGAGCTCTGAATACCTCCTGAAATCAGGACATACACAGTGCTGTACACAGTGCAGTTCCATTTCAAACCAAATAATACAAATATTAAGCTCTTCTATTTTGAAGTTGATTCTTACCTGCACATTTATCTTCTATGGGGCAAGCATCGTCTTACTTTTTTGTTTGAAGCCTTAGGAAGACAGACCGTGTGCTGAAAGTCAAGCGGCTTAAAATGGCTCATTTCATGTTGAAGTAGGTTTCTGCAGCTGAGGAGGAAGTTTACCAACACTTGCTGCAGGAAGTGTCAAGAGTGGGGAGATTACTAAGAGCCCTATCTCGGAGTGTGCATGCTTTATGAGCAAACTTTTCAGCTCTGCCGTTTTTATAGAACTCAAATTTTGTGGCTTTTGCCCAGTATGTGCCTATTATGTAGAAATTCATAAATACTTGTTTGCCTGTCTTTGTTGAAAACAGTTTCAGTTACTTCTGTGCGAGTCAAAAATTAGGCAAGTTTGGATTGGATTTGGATCTTACTGATTTAATTTCAGTGGTGGGTTTGGTGCACTGTCATGACTATTAGTGGAAAATCAACCTTAGGCTCATTACAGTGAGTCATAGAAAGCTATCTGATCACAGGATGCTGGCTTGCTTACGCATCTTCATTTGTGCAGTTGCATTAAAAGGCAGATAACTACAGATTTCACCCTTCTCCTGCCCCTCCCACGTTGTTATTCTGTCTGGATGACTTTGGTACCTGCTACCATCATTAATGGAGGGCTGTGCTCTCCGAGCAGCTGTTCTCCCACTGTCTGTCTTTGTCCATACCGTTTAGTGTAACCCAAACTACTTTCTTTTGCCTCCTTGAGCATTTTTGCCTAGAAAGGCTGCCTGGCaaaaagaaacatgcacaaaCATGTCCTCACGGCATTTTGCTAGTGTGTTCTGCCAGCGTGCCAAGTAGCTACTGCCAGATCCTTCTGCAGCTTTTCGTCTCCTCCTGCTtttcctgttgtgcctctgttCTGATTGCgtgagttttctttttcagactctccctgctcctgcagcaaACACAAATCCTGGTCCCATACTCACACTATAACTCCTAATTTCTTGTCTGATTCCTTTATCTCATCCCCATTCTTTTCAACCCTCATAGTCTCCACCTATCTTTTGCCACAGTTCCCACCTCACTGGCAGTTCTTTatccttcctgtttttccttccttccactgaTACAGTCCtggttctttccttttttgcttgcttttttcatgACACTGCTGGTTTACCCCTTTAATCTGCTGCCTGCTAACAATTTACTATGGTCCTGTATGCAGAGTGGCTAGCTCTTAGAGATTCATTCTCCTGTTAAAGTTCTGTTACCTTCCTAGCTGTGAGCAGTTTTATACCAGGTTAGATTCTCACATTTGCCGCCTCAGATTCTTTTTTTAGTACTTGCACAGCCTCTGCTGTTGCCTCCTGTGCTTGTGGTCATTTTGGGGATGGAAGAGGTGACCGCAGAGCAGCATCCCCCAAGCCTGCCCTTCAGCTCTCTGGTGACTGCAGAGCAGCATCCCCCAAGCCTGCCCTTCAGCTCTCTATCACCAGTGTCAGATGTTCTCAGTTCATCTCCTAAGTACTAGGTTGTCATCACTGGTCTGTCACAGTTTGCCCTTACTCTTCTCGCCTTTCTCCTCATGTTTTAGAAATGCCTGACATAATCCCTTGTCCTCCCATTCTACTTGTGTGTTGTGCCTCATCCCTTTGAGTGCTACGGTCTGAGTATGTGGTTTATGGCAGATTCATTGGAATTTgccctgtattttctttttttagtaatgACTCCCAGTTCTGGGCTAAGCTTGCAGACTCTTTCCAACTTTATCTTCCTTACTACACAAACCACCTTTGATATGGGCAGTTGCATTATTTTAGCTCTTGGCTTCCATGATACTGTCTTCTTGCTTCTCTGTTGCTTCTTTACTTGCCCTTTCAGCTAAGTTTATGGGTGATGTAATGGAATATGAATTGGGGATTTGGTCATGTCCTGGTTCTTTCAAACTCATACAACCATCTCTTGTGTCAAAAATGTTTATTACAGACGCACAGGCTGTTTAGAGTTTTGTCATTATGCAGTTTGAGCACTTGTAACCATGGTGCAACAGATCATCTTCCACCCAAGAAGTAGCCTGTGAAAAGCTTCTCGTGTTTCCTTAAAATAACAAAGCTCTGCTGTAGTGAGACCAGACACAGACATCTCCTCAGAAATATGGGAAAATCAGGTCTATATGAGAATAAAGAAGCTAAAAGTTTTGGTGGTTTGGAAGAAATTTCTGGTATGTTCTAATTGGTTGTATTAGGACAAAGTGGAGTGTGTTTCCATGATGCAAGAAATCACAGCTAGCCATCGGAGAAGACCTTTACTGACCTTCAGCAAATGTTGTAGGAATATAATATTCCAAAATGCCTTGTGtaatattttttgtaatattttgagTTGGAGAAATAGTATCACAGAAATCAAGTTATTTGAAAATTGATGTTGCTAGTTTATTGGAGGTAACAAATTGAAACAGTTTTCATATTCTAACATATAATACAAACTTCATATATTCATACACAAAGTTGAAACATAATAAATATGATTCAAATATCTATCTGGTTCAAAAGCAATTAAGCTGCTGTAAGAAGTT comes from the Accipiter gentilis chromosome 6, bAccGen1.1, whole genome shotgun sequence genome and includes:
- the OMG gene encoding oligodendrocyte-myelin glycoprotein → MEYQILNTSTCLLVLLFFIPTVLGICPSNCTCSGNDRNVDCSGRNLTILPHGLQDNITYLNLSFNQFVDLDHQLTRFTNLRTLDISNNWLKNVPAHLPKSLWELYAINNNIKVLQKLDTAYQWNLKVLDVSRNMVERAVLINNTLSSLKFLNLSSNKLWTVPTNMPYNIETVDLSNNFLSQILPGTLVRLHHLTSLYLHNNKFTYIPDKAFDQLLQLQVVTLYNNPWSCSDKQNIPYLLKWVQGTAASVIGAPCANQSVLWMDATPTSAAPTVIDSSLMIKGMKAADKATSPVATEPTKMTKMHKQFKAKEVTTLATLSQTVVFTSTDRPLLLYPEDLTTRKVSSQEAAATHTMYIKDSTEVNSSLTHSTGSATTPMTLSITSGMPTNYSKMPQSTTATLRKEESTTNNLNTHVPSKASICDMYLFYVVMLNAVAMFIG
- the EVI2B gene encoding protein EVI2B produces the protein MASNQVILVLFCGEIWKSLSTAIPQNISMNKRNAYTSIRNPVEDKAPLHQLQAPGPSLHKSGRALTVATPPQFPKAHAEPSDGSWIAALIIGIILVSMIMAIILILLWKCCKKPVLVDSNWAGRSPFADGDVPDVFMDSDQTTKRSSVLFMLPWKLKQDSNLQQDPTASEKPSHCATRSENRQLPPPAEACSVAGTSVSNTDASPAPTSAAASCAPDSGPHPAASPECPDLPPPPDWLREPREDHSSDLSQHQEFLSETEEKFPPPPPSYILKRARNHCPSQNTLCRLPKLISSIFHIFLK